A region of Pseudomonas putida DNA encodes the following proteins:
- a CDS encoding FecR family protein produces MTNPVLDQAIDWQVKLESSQHAPALCAACLAWRQADPQHEATWQALQEAQTCFAQARELPSGVAIRTLGDPGRRAALKTLALGLLGLGMAGSAVQQSPWRVSLADYSTATGERRRVQLADGTQLQLNGRSAVDVRVNQVERLIQLREGQVYVKAGHDPLQRALCVDTDQARFQALGTAFDLCQENGRTRLTVDEGAVAILAPGRPALRAMAGEQFLVDAADSRRVEQPTFDGSAWTRGLLITHSMPLHELAERLARQRTGWVGCDPAVAGLKVSGVFQLDDSENALRTLSHTLPVRLIWRTSLWVRIVPA; encoded by the coding sequence ATGACCAACCCGGTGCTCGACCAGGCGATCGACTGGCAGGTAAAGCTCGAATCATCCCAGCATGCGCCGGCGTTGTGCGCCGCGTGCCTGGCCTGGCGTCAAGCCGACCCGCAGCACGAGGCCACCTGGCAGGCCCTGCAGGAGGCGCAAACCTGCTTTGCCCAGGCCCGCGAACTGCCCTCGGGCGTGGCCATCCGCACGTTGGGCGACCCAGGCCGACGCGCAGCATTGAAAACCCTCGCGCTTGGCTTGCTTGGCCTGGGCATGGCCGGTAGTGCCGTGCAGCAGTCGCCCTGGCGTGTCAGCCTTGCCGACTACAGCACGGCCACCGGCGAGCGTCGTCGCGTCCAACTGGCCGATGGCACTCAACTGCAGCTCAATGGCAGGAGTGCTGTCGATGTGCGCGTCAACCAGGTCGAGCGCCTGATCCAACTGCGCGAAGGCCAGGTCTACGTGAAAGCCGGCCACGACCCTCTGCAACGCGCGCTGTGTGTGGACACGGACCAGGCCCGGTTCCAGGCACTGGGTACGGCCTTCGACCTGTGTCAGGAAAACGGCCGCACGCGCTTGACGGTCGATGAGGGGGCAGTTGCCATCCTCGCGCCGGGTCGGCCTGCATTGCGTGCCATGGCAGGCGAGCAGTTTCTGGTCGATGCGGCCGATTCACGTCGGGTCGAACAACCCACGTTCGACGGGTCGGCTTGGACGCGCGGGTTGCTCATCACTCACTCCATGCCCTTGCACGAGTTGGCCGAGCGGCTGGCCCGCCAGCGCACGGGCTGGGTCGGGTGCGACCCTGCGGTGGCGGGGCTGAAGGTTTCTGGGGTGTTCCAGCTTGACGACAGCGAAAACGCCTTGCGCACACTCAGCCACACGCTCCCCGTGCGCCTGATCTGGCGCACGTCACTGTGGGTGCGCATCGTACCGGCCTGA
- a CDS encoding sigma-70 family RNA polymerase sigma factor: MSPPPASAPPSREGVDALYRDHHAWLLSWLQRRQHYGDQACDVAQDTFLQALLRPQQIVALRQPRAWLSSVARGLLIDRFRRHKLEAAYLQALAHLPEPEAPSAERQLMLLQTLMQIDALLDGLPSKARMAFLLSRLEGMSYQDIAIRLGVSLSSVEKYMAKAIRHCYQIMHAP, encoded by the coding sequence ATGTCACCACCGCCCGCTTCAGCACCGCCTTCACGCGAGGGGGTCGATGCCCTGTATCGCGACCATCACGCCTGGCTGCTGAGCTGGCTGCAACGCCGCCAGCACTACGGCGATCAGGCGTGCGATGTCGCGCAGGACACTTTCCTGCAGGCCTTGCTACGCCCGCAGCAGATTGTTGCGCTGCGCCAGCCGAGAGCCTGGTTGAGCAGCGTGGCGCGAGGGCTGCTGATCGACCGCTTTCGTCGTCACAAGCTGGAAGCCGCGTATCTGCAAGCACTGGCGCACCTGCCCGAACCCGAGGCGCCTTCTGCCGAGCGGCAATTGATGTTGCTGCAGACGTTGATGCAGATCGATGCCCTGCTTGATGGGCTGCCGTCCAAAGCGCGCATGGCGTTCCTGCTGTCGCGACTGGAAGGCATGAGCTACCAGGACATCGCCATTCGCCTTGGCGTCAGCCTGAGCAGCGTCGAGAAATACATGGCCAAGGCCATACGGCATTGCTACCAGATCATGCACGCGCCATGA
- a CDS encoding aldolase, translating into MTTTMQTPKDQLVKRAQQQMLTALADNAYTPRQKLALTCRILFDGGHDSGLAGQITARAPEPGTYYTQQLGLGFDEISASNLLVVDEDLAVLQGHGMANPANRFHSWLYRARPDVNCIIHTHPLHSAALSMLEVPLAISHMDLCPLFDDCAFLKEWPGVPVGNEEGEIIARAIGDKRAILLSHHGLLIAGRSIEEACVLALLFERAARMQLLAMGAGEIRPIPEALGKEAHDWISTPKRHGAAFSYYARRALRAHGDCLG; encoded by the coding sequence ATGACCACCACCATGCAGACCCCCAAGGACCAGCTTGTCAAACGTGCCCAGCAGCAAATGCTGACTGCGTTGGCCGACAACGCCTACACCCCGCGCCAGAAGCTCGCACTGACCTGCCGGATTCTGTTCGACGGCGGCCACGATTCGGGCCTGGCCGGGCAGATCACCGCACGCGCACCGGAACCTGGCACCTATTACACACAACAGCTTGGCCTGGGCTTCGACGAGATCTCGGCCTCCAACCTGCTGGTCGTGGACGAAGACCTGGCAGTGCTGCAAGGCCACGGCATGGCCAACCCCGCCAACCGTTTCCACAGCTGGCTGTACCGGGCACGCCCCGACGTGAACTGCATCATCCACACCCACCCGCTGCACAGCGCGGCCCTGTCGATGCTTGAAGTGCCGCTGGCGATCTCGCACATGGACCTCTGCCCGCTGTTCGACGATTGCGCCTTCCTCAAGGAATGGCCAGGCGTGCCAGTGGGCAATGAAGAAGGTGAGATCATTGCCAGGGCCATCGGTGACAAGCGGGCGATCCTGCTTTCCCACCATGGCCTGCTGATCGCCGGGCGCTCGATCGAAGAGGCCTGCGTGCTCGCCCTGCTGTTCGAGCGCGCCGCCAGGATGCAACTGCTGGCCATGGGCGCCGGTGAAATCCGCCCAATCCCCGAAGCACTTGGCAAAGAAGCCCATGACTGGATTTCCACGCCAAAACGCCATGGTGCAGCGTTCAGCTACTACGCGCGCCGTGCCTTGCGTGCCCATGGCGACTGCCTGGGCTGA
- a CDS encoding dihydrodipicolinate synthase family protein, with protein sequence MSTPVIRGVIGYTITPFAADGSVDLNALGTSIDSLIQAGVHAIAPLGSTGEGAYLSEGEWESVVRYSLEKIAGRVPSVVSVSDLTTARTVQRARLAQACGATAVMVLPISYWKLTEAEVVDHYKAVGAAIDIPIMLYNNPGTSGTDLSVELILRILGEVANVTMVKESTGDIQRMHRLYTATEGKVAFYNGCNPLTLEALIAGATGWCTAAPNLIPALNLALWDAVQNGELAEARALFYRQYELLAYITQRGLPTTIKAGLNMLGLDVGAPRLPLQPLDPQGSAYLKGLLGLA encoded by the coding sequence ATGTCTACACCTGTAATTCGCGGCGTCATCGGCTACACCATCACCCCCTTCGCAGCAGACGGCTCGGTCGATCTGAACGCCCTGGGCACATCCATCGACAGCCTGATCCAGGCCGGCGTGCACGCCATCGCCCCCCTGGGCAGCACGGGCGAAGGTGCTTACCTGTCCGAGGGTGAATGGGAATCTGTGGTGCGCTACAGCCTGGAGAAGATCGCAGGCCGGGTGCCCAGCGTGGTCAGCGTTTCCGACCTGACCACCGCGCGTACCGTGCAGCGTGCCCGCCTGGCCCAGGCGTGCGGGGCCACGGCGGTGATGGTGCTGCCCATTTCCTACTGGAAGCTGACCGAGGCCGAGGTGGTTGACCACTACAAGGCGGTCGGCGCCGCGATCGACATTCCGATCATGCTTTACAACAACCCGGGCACCAGCGGCACCGACCTCTCGGTGGAGCTGATCCTGCGTATTCTGGGCGAAGTCGCCAATGTCACCATGGTCAAGGAAAGCACCGGTGACATTCAGCGCATGCACCGCCTGTACACCGCGACCGAGGGCAAGGTGGCGTTCTACAACGGCTGCAACCCGCTCACCCTCGAAGCGCTGATTGCCGGCGCCACGGGCTGGTGCACTGCGGCGCCAAACCTGATCCCGGCATTGAACCTGGCCTTGTGGGACGCCGTGCAAAACGGCGAGCTGGCAGAAGCCCGCGCACTGTTCTACCGCCAGTACGAGTTGCTGGCGTACATCACCCAGCGCGGCCTGCCCACCACCATCAAGGCCGGGCTGAACATGCTTGGCCTGGACGTGGGGGCGCCGCGCCTGCCCTTGCAGCCGCTGGACCCACAAGGCAGTGCCTACCTGAAAGGGTTGCTGGGTTTGGCCTAA
- a CDS encoding benzoate/H(+) symporter BenE family transporter, with protein MTTPAQNPSASLGLTDILHPAIAGLVSVIVNYGGTFILVFQAAKVAGLSPELTSSWVWAVSIGVGITGLALSWYSREPLITAWSTPAAAFLVTALASVPYAEAIGAYLLSAAGFVVLGLTGYFERLVRIIPGGVAAGLLAGILLQFGIGAFAGLSVDPMLAGLLIAAYVVFKRFTARYAVVGILALGLAYLLIQGQAGLSQLTLEIATPVFTAPAFTLNAALSVALPLFLITLTGQYMPGMLVLRNDGFKTSANPIVAVTGLGSLLMAPFGSHAFNLAAITAAICTGKEAHEDPAKRWIAGIAAGICYILVGVFGVTLASVFMALPATFITTLAGLALLGTIGASLASAVADASTREAALITFLAAAANITLLGIGGAFWGLVIGLLAYAVLNGRTPTLSRKKP; from the coding sequence GTGACAACGCCTGCTCAAAACCCATCAGCCTCGCTTGGGCTTACAGACATCCTGCACCCTGCCATCGCCGGGCTGGTTTCAGTCATCGTCAACTACGGCGGCACGTTCATCCTGGTGTTCCAGGCGGCCAAAGTCGCCGGGCTAAGCCCGGAACTGACGTCGTCATGGGTCTGGGCTGTGTCGATCGGGGTAGGCATTACCGGGCTTGCCTTGTCCTGGTACAGCCGCGAACCGCTGATAACAGCCTGGTCCACTCCGGCAGCCGCGTTTCTGGTCACTGCACTGGCCAGCGTTCCCTACGCCGAAGCCATTGGCGCATACCTGCTGTCCGCTGCTGGGTTCGTGGTGCTCGGCCTGACCGGATACTTTGAAAGGCTGGTCCGGATCATCCCAGGCGGGGTCGCGGCAGGGTTGCTGGCCGGCATTCTCTTGCAATTTGGCATTGGCGCGTTTGCCGGCTTGTCGGTTGACCCCATGCTGGCCGGGTTGCTTATCGCGGCTTATGTGGTGTTCAAACGCTTTACTGCCCGCTACGCGGTCGTAGGCATCCTCGCACTGGGCCTGGCGTATCTGCTGATCCAGGGGCAGGCAGGCCTTTCACAGCTCACGCTGGAGATCGCCACACCGGTGTTCACTGCCCCGGCCTTTACCCTCAACGCGGCCCTCAGCGTAGCGCTGCCGTTGTTCCTGATCACCCTGACGGGGCAATACATGCCCGGCATGCTGGTGCTGCGCAACGACGGTTTCAAGACCAGCGCCAACCCGATCGTCGCAGTCACCGGCCTGGGCTCCTTGCTCATGGCACCCTTTGGCTCGCATGCGTTCAACCTCGCGGCCATCACCGCTGCCATCTGCACAGGCAAGGAAGCGCATGAAGACCCGGCCAAGCGCTGGATCGCGGGCATCGCCGCTGGCATCTGCTACATCCTGGTGGGGGTGTTCGGCGTAACGCTTGCCAGTGTGTTCATGGCACTCCCTGCAACGTTCATCACCACCCTGGCTGGCCTTGCCCTGTTGGGCACCATCGGCGCCAGCCTGGCCAGTGCGGTGGCCGATGCCAGCACACGCGAGGCCGCACTGATCACCTTTCTGGCAGCCGCCGCCAATATCACCCTGCTCGGCATTGGCGGGGCCTTTTGGGGGTTGGTCATTGGCCTGTTGGCCTACGCGGTATTGAACGGGCGCACGCCCACGCTCAGCCGTAAAAAGCCGTGA
- a CDS encoding T6SS phospholipase effector Tle1-like catalytic domain-containing protein produces the protein MMEDSSRTSAKTAPMTLRVGVFFDGTGNNQGNAMAWGQAPGHLAGASYGNARSNVALLHALYPASGCPAAGTVAFLKLYVEGVGTTLGQPDSSFAAATGRGRSGVEARVAEALRAIGELLRDWCAAHPQSRLERIEFDLFGFSRGAAAARHLANVLNDGDGSLLGSACGITLNFIGLFDTVAAIVAPLQGDFDPADDRHGGLRLGLGEGIARQVVQLVAGDERRHNFPLVCSDGDIVVPGVHSNIGGGYLPYMQEQVLLCKPQSQQVPVRIHVERTRAYSAVSAVLASAFGELGEPRPRVLTWEQPIAGGKPAEAQKQVYAALYRERQVAGHLSRVYLSIMRELALRADVPFAALGSDEAHRVPDELLDISRKLHGFALGTRPDAGLTEDEQRLLRDKYIHTAAHWNPVKGLRNSTLDVLFVNRPGEVGRVVHANPQG, from the coding sequence ATGATGGAAGACAGCAGCCGTACCTCAGCTAAAACCGCGCCAATGACCTTGCGTGTCGGCGTGTTCTTCGATGGCACCGGTAACAACCAGGGCAACGCCATGGCCTGGGGCCAAGCGCCGGGGCATCTGGCCGGTGCCAGCTATGGCAATGCCCGCAGCAACGTGGCCCTGTTGCATGCGCTTTACCCGGCAAGCGGGTGCCCTGCGGCGGGCACAGTGGCTTTTCTCAAGTTGTATGTCGAGGGCGTCGGCACCACGCTGGGCCAGCCGGACTCCAGCTTTGCGGCGGCTACCGGGCGCGGGCGCAGCGGGGTCGAGGCGCGGGTGGCCGAGGCCTTGAGGGCGATCGGCGAGCTGTTGCGTGATTGGTGCGCGGCGCATCCGCAATCGCGGCTCGAACGCATCGAGTTCGACCTGTTTGGTTTCAGTCGTGGCGCCGCAGCCGCCAGGCACCTGGCCAATGTCTTGAATGATGGCGATGGCAGCCTGTTGGGCAGCGCGTGTGGCATCACCCTTAATTTCATCGGCCTGTTCGATACCGTGGCAGCCATTGTTGCGCCCCTGCAGGGTGACTTCGACCCCGCCGACGATCGCCATGGTGGCTTGCGCCTGGGCCTGGGGGAGGGCATTGCGCGGCAGGTGGTGCAGTTGGTGGCCGGTGACGAGCGCCGGCACAACTTCCCCTTGGTGTGCAGCGACGGTGACATTGTCGTGCCTGGCGTGCACTCGAACATTGGCGGGGGCTACCTGCCGTACATGCAGGAACAAGTGCTGCTGTGCAAGCCGCAATCGCAGCAGGTGCCTGTGCGTATCCATGTCGAGCGCACCCGTGCCTACTCGGCTGTCAGTGCCGTCCTGGCATCGGCGTTTGGCGAGCTGGGTGAACCGCGGCCGCGGGTACTGACCTGGGAGCAGCCGATTGCCGGCGGCAAGCCGGCCGAGGCGCAAAAGCAGGTGTATGCGGCGTTGTATCGCGAGCGGCAGGTCGCGGGGCATCTGTCCCGGGTTTACCTCAGCATCATGCGCGAGCTGGCCCTGCGCGCCGACGTGCCATTTGCCGCATTGGGCAGCGATGAGGCCCATCGCGTGCCGGATGAGTTGCTGGACATCAGCCGCAAGTTGCATGGCTTTGCCTTGGGTACCCGCCCCGACGCTGGCCTGACCGAGGACGAACAGCGCCTGCTGCGCGACAAGTACATTCACACGGCGGCGCACTGGAACCCAGTGAAGGGGTTGCGCAACAGCACGCTGGACGTGCTGTTCGTCAATCGGCCAGGCGAGGTGGGGCGGGTGGTGCATGCAAATCCGCAGGGTTGA
- a CDS encoding AAA family ATPase, translating into MEHREALIALRTFLSSQILGQEKLVERLLIVLLADGHMLVEGAPGLAKTKAIKELAEGVEAEFHRIQFTPDLLPADITGTEIYRPETGSFVFQQGPIFHNLVLADEINRAPAKVQSALLEAMAERQVSVGRSTYDLSPLFLVMATQNPIEQEGTYPLPEAQLDRFLMHVKIGFPDAAVERRILLQARGEALGGETKPERRVSQQAIFAARKEILGLYMADAVEEYLVQLVMATRTPAKFDTELADWIAYGASPRGSISLDRCARAHAWLAGRDFVSPEDIQAVLFDVLRHRIILSFEAEAAGIDQDRVVQRILDVVAVA; encoded by the coding sequence ATGGAACACCGTGAAGCGCTTATCGCGCTGCGCACCTTTCTTTCCTCCCAGATCCTAGGCCAGGAGAAGCTGGTCGAGCGGCTGTTGATCGTGCTTCTGGCCGACGGCCACATGCTGGTCGAGGGCGCCCCGGGCCTGGCCAAGACCAAAGCCATCAAGGAGCTCGCCGAAGGCGTCGAGGCAGAGTTTCATCGTATCCAGTTCACCCCCGACCTGCTCCCGGCCGACATTACCGGCACCGAGATCTACCGCCCGGAAACCGGCAGCTTCGTGTTCCAGCAGGGGCCGATCTTCCACAACCTGGTGCTGGCCGACGAAATCAACCGCGCCCCGGCCAAGGTCCAGTCGGCGCTGCTTGAAGCCATGGCCGAGCGCCAGGTCAGCGTGGGCCGTAGTACCTACGACCTGTCACCGCTGTTTCTGGTCATGGCCACCCAGAACCCCATCGAGCAGGAGGGTACCTACCCGCTGCCCGAAGCCCAGCTCGACCGCTTCCTGATGCACGTAAAAATTGGCTTCCCCGACGCTGCGGTGGAGCGGCGCATCCTGCTGCAGGCACGCGGCGAGGCGCTGGGCGGCGAGACCAAGCCCGAACGCCGGGTCAGCCAGCAGGCGATCTTCGCCGCGCGCAAGGAAATCCTTGGCCTGTACATGGCCGACGCCGTCGAGGAGTACCTGGTGCAGTTGGTGATGGCCACACGCACCCCGGCCAAGTTCGACACCGAACTGGCCGACTGGATCGCCTACGGCGCCAGCCCGCGCGGCTCGATTTCGCTGGACCGCTGCGCACGTGCCCACGCCTGGCTGGCCGGGCGCGACTTCGTCAGCCCCGAGGACATCCAGGCGGTGCTGTTCGACGTGCTGCGCCACCGCATCATCCTGTCGTTCGAGGCCGAGGCTGCGGGGATCGACCAGGACCGGGTGGTCCAGCGCATCCTCGACGTCGTCGCCGTTGCCTGA
- a CDS encoding DUF58 domain-containing protein: MPTTQLAEPGIRIGLAELIDMRHRVREIQLFSRPGQRSPLVGLHHSKLRGRGVDFDQVRVYQAGDDVRNIDWRVTARTQEPHTKLFHEERERPIFILVEQSQRLFFGSGLMFKSVLAAQAAALFGWAALGHNDRIGGLVFGDNEHHEIKPRRSKQSLLQLLNRLAKVNQSLHTEAMPQPDSLGLALRRAREVLRPGSLAIVICDERALTDQVEQHLAMLSRHCDLLLLPVSDPLDHALPAAGLLRFAQRSAQLELDTLDASLRQAYRQQAEARIERWELMAQKLRVVLMPLSTQSEMIEQLREYLNAQRPGSSK; this comes from the coding sequence ATGCCCACCACACAGCTGGCCGAACCCGGCATCCGTATCGGCCTTGCCGAGCTGATCGACATGCGCCACCGCGTGCGCGAAATCCAGCTGTTTTCCCGGCCCGGCCAGCGCAGCCCGCTGGTGGGCCTGCACCATTCCAAACTGCGCGGACGCGGTGTGGACTTCGACCAGGTGCGCGTGTACCAGGCAGGCGACGATGTGCGCAACATCGACTGGCGGGTCACCGCACGCACCCAGGAGCCGCACACCAAGCTGTTTCACGAGGAGCGTGAGCGGCCAATCTTCATTCTCGTCGAGCAGAGCCAACGGCTGTTCTTCGGCTCGGGGCTGATGTTCAAGTCGGTGCTGGCGGCCCAGGCCGCGGCGCTGTTCGGCTGGGCCGCGCTGGGCCACAACGACCGCATTGGCGGGCTGGTGTTCGGCGACAACGAACACCACGAAATCAAGCCACGGCGCAGCAAGCAGAGCCTGCTGCAGCTGCTCAACCGCTTGGCCAAGGTCAACCAGTCGCTGCACACCGAAGCCATGCCCCAGCCCGACAGCCTTGGCCTGGCCCTGCGCCGCGCGCGTGAAGTGCTGCGCCCTGGCAGCCTGGCCATCGTCATCTGCGACGAGCGTGCGCTGACCGATCAGGTCGAGCAACACCTGGCCATGCTGTCGCGCCACTGCGACCTGCTGCTGCTGCCGGTCAGCGACCCGCTCGACCACGCCCTGCCCGCTGCCGGCCTGCTGCGCTTTGCCCAGCGCAGCGCGCAACTGGAGCTCGACACCCTCGACGCCAGCCTGCGCCAGGCTTACCGCCAGCAGGCCGAGGCGCGTATCGAGCGTTGGGAGCTGATGGCGCAAAAGCTGCGCGTGGTGCTGATGCCGCTGAGTACACAAAGCGAAATGATCGAGCAACTGCGCGAGTACCTGAATGCTCAACGTCCGGGGAGCAGTAAATGA
- a CDS encoding DUF4381 domain-containing protein yields the protein MNPLDQLNPLIAPQAVGLWPPAPGWWVLLALLPLLAWGLWRIRRWRPGKRRIVRAEQPLDPVRVAALAELARLPRPYDGAPAGAWLQQINALLKRLCRSHYPGANSHTLNGRQWLAFLDNRCPAAGLTRWMVLVEGAYKPECKLDDKAIVGLSQAVETWIRKHV from the coding sequence ATGAACCCGCTGGACCAGTTGAACCCGCTGATTGCTCCGCAGGCAGTCGGGCTGTGGCCACCGGCGCCGGGTTGGTGGGTGTTGCTGGCGCTGCTGCCGCTGCTTGCCTGGGGCCTGTGGCGCATACGCCGTTGGCGCCCGGGCAAACGCCGCATCGTGCGCGCCGAGCAACCGCTCGACCCGGTACGCGTGGCGGCCCTGGCCGAACTCGCCCGCCTGCCACGCCCCTATGACGGCGCCCCCGCCGGTGCCTGGCTGCAGCAGATCAACGCCCTGCTCAAACGCCTGTGCCGCAGCCATTACCCCGGTGCCAACAGCCATACCCTCAACGGTCGCCAATGGTTGGCATTTCTCGACAACCGCTGCCCGGCCGCCGGCCTGACCCGCTGGATGGTGCTGGTCGAAGGCGCCTACAAGCCTGAGTGCAAGCTCGACGACAAAGCCATCGTCGGGCTCAGCCAGGCCGTCGAAACCTGGATCCGCAAGCATGTTTGA
- a CDS encoding vWA domain-containing protein yields the protein MFELAWPWMFALLPLPWLARLVLPAADSGEPVLKVGFLNELEGLAGRRARLNLPTWRQQAPFVVIWLLLLLAAARPQWLGDPVPVAASGRDLLVAVDVSGSMDFPDMQWKNDEISRLDLVKALLGDFLQDREGDRVGLILFGSQAYLQAPLTFDRRTVRTFLDEAQIGIAGKNTAIGDAIGLAVKRLRERPAQSRVLVLITDGANNGGQIHPLTAARLAAQEGVRIYAIGIGANPEASGTPGLLGLNPSLDLDEASLKEIAEITHGAYFRAHDGAELVAIGDALDQLEPVAQQPTQARTAKALYAWPLALALLLSVLLVVAVQWPDNRLQRLLRKPRFLQPHPEWRQRLKRLRLRKRR from the coding sequence ATGTTTGAACTGGCCTGGCCGTGGATGTTCGCCCTGTTGCCGCTGCCCTGGCTGGCGCGCCTGGTGCTGCCCGCCGCCGACAGTGGTGAGCCGGTGCTCAAGGTGGGTTTCCTGAATGAACTGGAGGGCCTTGCCGGGCGCCGGGCGCGGCTGAACCTGCCGACCTGGCGCCAGCAAGCGCCTTTCGTCGTCATCTGGCTGCTGCTGCTGCTGGCAGCCGCTCGCCCGCAATGGCTCGGCGACCCTGTACCAGTGGCGGCCAGCGGTCGCGACCTGCTGGTGGCGGTGGACGTGTCCGGCTCCATGGACTTCCCCGACATGCAGTGGAAGAACGACGAAATCAGCCGCCTCGACCTGGTCAAAGCGCTGCTTGGCGACTTTCTCCAGGACCGGGAAGGCGACCGGGTTGGCCTGATCCTGTTTGGCAGCCAGGCCTATTTGCAGGCGCCGCTGACCTTCGACCGGCGTACCGTACGCACCTTCCTCGACGAAGCGCAGATCGGCATCGCCGGCAAGAACACCGCCATCGGCGATGCCATCGGCCTTGCGGTCAAACGCCTGCGCGAGCGTCCGGCACAGAGCCGGGTCCTGGTGCTGATCACCGACGGTGCCAACAACGGCGGGCAGATCCACCCGCTGACCGCCGCCCGCCTGGCCGCCCAGGAAGGCGTGCGCATCTATGCCATCGGCATCGGTGCCAACCCCGAGGCCAGCGGCACCCCCGGCCTGCTGGGGCTCAACCCAAGCCTTGACCTGGACGAAGCCTCGCTCAAGGAAATCGCCGAGATAACCCACGGCGCCTACTTCCGCGCCCACGACGGCGCCGAGCTGGTCGCCATCGGCGACGCCCTCGACCAGTTGGAACCGGTGGCCCAGCAACCGACCCAGGCGCGCACCGCCAAGGCGCTGTATGCCTGGCCACTGGCCCTGGCGCTGTTGCTCAGTGTGCTGCTGGTGGTGGCCGTGCAATGGCCAGACAACCGGCTGCAGCGCTTGCTGCGCAAACCGCGTTTTCTGCAGCCGCACCCGGAATGGCGCCAGCGCCTCAAACGCCTGCGCCTGAGGAAACGGCGATGA